In the Silene latifolia isolate original U9 population chromosome 1, ASM4854445v1, whole genome shotgun sequence genome, tTGGGTTCGTGTAAAAAATGTTCAACCCTAACCCTACCCATTTAAGTTttgtgtcgtgtccgtgtcacccaatattttttttttttgttgttttcagCTGTAGTGATGAAATCCATTATATTTTCTTGTAGCGTTTAAAGTAATTTTTTGAGattctttattatttttcattAGTCATACAAAAATATTACGTTATTTTTTTTCTTTGGTAATAGTATACTTCATGAGAACCAAATGATAATTTCTTTTTTTAGAATTAGAAAATATGTAAATCTGGTAATTGCATGCTTAAAAAATTATTTAAGATTGGGTGTAACTACTCCATAATTTTTTAAAGGCCCTTATTCTATCAAttttaatttgttcaatttttggGAACATTTTATTGATATTTTATATTATGTTATTTACTTAATATTCTTAAAATTATAAATTGTGAAATTGAAGAAATAGtaatcattatataaacatatTAACTTATCAGATTATAAACACGGTTAATCCGTAATGAAAAAGAAATTAATTCAACTAACAGACAAAGGGGCCTAGTCGCTTACGATTTATTTTATGGGAaaacacaaaaaagaaaaaaaactgcATAAGGTGACGTGGATCAATGTGGATGCATGAAATGTTTCtgtatttataaagataagatgTGTATGAAAAATTAAATTATCCATTAATAATGAGGAGTATTTTAATATGCGAAAGTAAATAGGCTAATGAAACACCTAAAAGTGAAGGTCAATTAGTTTCTCTTAAGACAGTTATATAAACGGGTCAAATAATATTCCACTTGTATAGGTAAGACAaagatttttttttcattttatctATATATTTGACCAGTTTTAACTTTTAGATGACTATTccatcttaaacaagaattttttAAATTGaaatagataaacaaataattgagacggatGAAAGACATTCACGTGGTTTTGCCGAGTCAAACACCTCCAAATAGATATTAAGACAAATATTTTATCTTTTCTAGTACATTCTACTTTTGTTCTATTCATagatatatttaattattttgttctccttaaataagaatttgtcgATGACATTAATTAAGGTAgcattagaccatccccaagcaaggtcaattgcttggtcatgaccttgcttggtcatgGTTAGTGACTTAATTAAGCTACTTAATTGGTGACCAAAGTTGCTAATTTATGAccaaaggtcaatttgtgacatttggaggtcaatttgtgacctttgcTTCATTTGGTGACCTCTTCTATGACCCAATAGGTGTCATTTTCTGGTTTGTTGGACACAAAAAAAGGACAATGaatatatttataaaattataaaaagtAAGAGAGAAGTATATAATATGATAGTGGGAATGTTGTAAAGTGgataatgattgggttgatgacctagaTCGCGACCTTCTacttgggagggtgaaaatgggtcaaggttaataaggtggaattaagagtaaaatcggttcgtgacctagttagcgtgacctttgcttggggatggtcttaagATTTCAAGTCGCAGATTGTGAGTTTGTAAACGTAGTGATGAAGTGACATATTGAATAGTAGCGGTGGAGTTGCAATGTCGTATATTAGTGGGAGAGCCCGGATTTATAGTTAAAGAGGGCAAAAATATTCTTCGGACAAACAATTAATGACATAACAAAAACTTGAAAATTTCGGAAATTTTAGCCAAAACTTGCAAATTTTTCATTAGCCAACTATGCGAGTGTCCCTATTAGCCCCTCCTAAATCCGCCACTACCATAGATTGAAAAAAATGCAAAGGGACACGTAAATTAGTTCCTATACACACTTAATCATTTAATTCCTGACATTATCTTCTCGATTTTGTATTAATTTCAGTGaactatatcaaactatatttgTGAACCGTTTATTTATTCTTGTTGAAGCAACCTCAACTTACCAAGTGCTTTTATTAGTGTTTTAAAGTTATCGCAACTATTGTTATCCTAATGGTGATGCTTTGTCTTTTCTCTCGCAAGTCAAAGGGACGGGTTTTTGACTTTTTGTGGTAGATCTGGTCACGAGCCGGGTTAGGGTTGGACGGACCAGCCTAAGGCGGACCGAGTTTCTTTGGTTGGGCCCTAAATTGGTCTGTCTGGAAGGTTGCACGGATGGGATTGGGTCAGAAATATCTAAGCCTGATCCTTGTTCGGAGAATGTCAAGAAACTATCTCAACCAAAAGTTTAAGCTAGTAGTTGTAGTACCACGATCGATTTTATACTCTAATAGAGAAGCCTATTTTTTAGTATTTTAACGGGCAGGGTGAGGTGTGATGAATCTTGATGGAGCCCTGAACCGGCCCGGTCATTGGACAGTTTTACGCAAACTAGAAATATCTGGGGCCGACAGTACAGGCAGGCCAGACAGAGCCCGCCTTAAAAAAAAGGACACATTACCGGAGAAAGAGAGATTTAAACTTCATGAcctattttattattagaaatatctCATCTTAGCCACTAGGATAAGACCACCACGATTCACTATAAAATCAATTTTGAATGTCATATTATGATTAATAATCGCAAGGCTCTCTTGTGACgggcatatccgtcacaagtttgagACGAGTTAAGTACTATCCATATGAATAGATAAGGCAAAAGAGATTTCTACTCTCCAGACACTCTGTTTTTATCTTATCTATCTCACATGGATATTACTTGACTCGTCGTAAGCTTACGACGGATATACCcgttacaaatgagaatttgtggatTAAAAATACCTTCGTTGGATTGTGCAGTCCCAACACTTAGAAAGTAACATCTTGAAGGTCTTTGCGTACAAGGATTGGATTACATTTTTTTTGGATGAAATGTAAGCATTGATTGGATTACATTTAATTTATATTGTTCGCGTATACTTAGGTTGACACCTTGACCGTGACACTGTTACATGTTGCATTATGTCAAATATCAATCAATGAATCCATCTACTTTGTACTTGCATTTTTAAGTCATTACGGAATGAATTGTTAGAGTATAAAATCGATCTTAGAATTCCAGCCATCAGTTTAGGCTTTTGCTCCTTATACctggtactccctccattcaactccacactacatctttcctaaaaaagaaataaaaaagatCATTTTATCCTAATTCCAACTACTTATTTACATCAAATGCCATTGTTGGCCCACTCTAATCCACCATAAAACTCCACCTTTTTAAAACTCCACCATAAAACCCCACCATTCTTTTCCCTATATACTTTTAAACGTTTTTTTAATCCGCTCTTTAATACCCGTGCAAAAAGCacatgtgtagtgtggagttgaatgaaggGAGTACTTAATATAAATTGCATAACTTTCTTGATCAATATTCACACTCATATATAAATAAAAAGATACGATGGTTCGAAAATCGAAACAGGTGTTGGTCCAAGTTATGAATCAAAGTAGTTGTTGCTTAGTCTATTGATAGGAGGTCGAAAATACGGCGGTTGGTCACTGAAAAAATAGTGATAAAAGGCACAATAACAGGTAAATTTGGACCGAGTCGACTTTACAGGCAAAAGCTTCTGTACTAGGAATACTAATGCACTATTCAGAGCTGCTGCAAACGATTGCACAACATTCCGACCTAATCGGGTTGTCTTCAGCTAGTTCACGAGTGCTAGGAATCGAGGATAAACAGCATAGTACTCCGTATAAAGGGAATTGTGAACTGTAAAGTACTTGTCCGCTTTATCGTCTTCGAATTAGTTTTATTCACCCGTCCTTGAATAAGAAAACACACAACTTAGCTAGATACGCTAAAACTTACCAAGCGTATCTAACCAAGCGTAACAATAATTAATCCAAAGGGATTTTTAGCTCGTAACCATCTAGTAAGTTAACAAGAGATTGGATACATCTTCGTCTATTATTCGAAGCACTTGTTGAACTGCGTATGCAATACTATCTACAGAAGTCAGCTGGCACCCTTCTTCAACCTGCATTAAATCAAATACATTCAGTTATTCAAATACTGTTGTTCTCTAAAATGATGACCAAACAATTATGATACAAACATGATGCTGGAAGTGGTCAAATACTGTTGTTCTCTAAAATTCGACAACCAGACAGTTCCAGCTACTGTCCAGTTTAGATAATTCCGCTGCAAACTCAAGAGTTCTATTCTTTTGAGTAGAATTCGTATCAAATTAACAATTGATGAATGAACCGACGAATTAGGCTTCTAATCAGCGAACTACATCAAACTCGCAGCTCACAACAATTTTCATCGAAATTAGTAAATAGTATAGGGATGAAATAATAGTCATACCTTGACACTTATGGAGTAGAGGACTAAAGGGTCCAAGGTGGTAACATTTAGATGAAGTATGGTGAAGCGAAGAGATAAAAAACCCGAAACCAATTTGGATAAGTGCCTCGGGTTTTTCTTTGTAAAGATCCGGAGATTTGCATGGGTTTCGACCAAGGTGACCTCAACCTCAGCTAAGGATGTTCTGCTCTTTAAGCTATACTTGTTACCTTGTCGGCCAGAATCTGGAAATAGTGGTGTTAAGAATGCGGTGCCATCTTCAGGCGTCCCTAGTCTCATGTTACGCTGTAGGATTAGCATTTTTTGCGCTTCTAAGGAATGCACAATATGTTCAAGCTCCTTTACATAATCTATGGCACCTCCCACTACTGAAGCCTGATCACCCTGCAGTTGCATAGCATTCAAGTAATGGTAAGTGTTGTTGAAATGAAATGCAAAATCATATGATGGGATGGAACCCAGACACTAATCATAAATTCATAGTCTCTAACATCTAAAGTTACTGGTGAGGACTGAGGACAGATCGTTTTAAAGTCCTTTTTTGTTTCAGGGTCATTATCGGATATTGCAGTCTGAGCATAGTTTGTGAAACTAACAACGAAGACACTATAGTGCGCGTTATGAATGTTGAAAACTGTAAACGACAGAACATATAAATGTGGAGGAATTACGTACCCTTTGACAGTAAGATTCGGGCATGAGAGAACGTAGAACAGCTAGATGTTCATTCATTTGCTTTCGACGGTTTCTCTCAACAGCAATGTGAGTCATCCTCTGTGTTTCAGCCTCCTCTTTGTTCTTGCAAACCTTTGGCCttcttcgtcttttcttcctcCCTACCACCCCAACACTTCCCATACAAGTATCGGAAACTCGAGCAGGAAACTGAACATCAAGGCTCTGAGGCTTCTCCAGCATAGCAACATTTTCCATAATCCCAACATTACTCTCAAAATGACTAGCATTTAGAGTATCATAGACAATAAAGTTGAAGATATCGTTATAGTTAGACATCGCTTCTAAGGCCATCTTCTCTATCTAAACCTCAAAATTCCAACATACCGTGGTGATGCACTGATGCTAAGGTTATATATTTACTAGTACAAGTGTACAACACGTTTTTTTGTCGTAAAAGGAGGTAAAAGGTCAGTACAATAACAAAAAGGACAGGTGAGTCGAACATGCAAATCTACGACCTAAAATTCACAATACTCCACCTCGTTCACAAAACTAAGCAAAAACCGCATCAATGTACTTGTATATTGCTCGCTTTCTCTCTCAAACTCAACGGTTGTAAGCCGAAGATTGAAAGGGCTGGACCAAGAACTTTTGTTTTGTTTAGCATCCTAAGTTAATAAGGGGATGATGTCCAACAAACTGCCATGGTCTCAGAAAAAGAAGGTGGGAAGAGGGCCCAAGAAAATTACATAGAAATGAGAATAGTTACAAAAATTACAAGCTGTTGACAAGTTGCTCTTCATTATTCAAACGTTTTAGTGCATGCTCCTGAAGGAGGTCCTCATTTTGTGTCAGAATCCTAATTAAACTTCATGTTCATTATATTATATACTCTCATGTTATCATGTAAATAAATCTATTCATCAGCATAAGATGGATTTATTCTCTTATAGACAAAGACATGTCATGTACCGGTCCAGTGACGAAGATTCGAAGAATGGGGTTAGTACGGGTTATCGACACATAGAACAACGGTTAAGATTTATTTTTTCTTGTTTTCTATATTGTACTTCCTAAGATTATTAATCTTCTAAAGTCTCTTATTTCCTAAATTCAAATCATAGTTCCGCCACTGTTTGATCTTTAAGGATCAGATGATGTCGGCTTTGATGACTTTTGTTATCATCCGTTATACACGTTACAGGTCACAGGTATGAAATGATTACATGAAAAAGTTTACATTGCATCCTTCTATATGTAATGGCCAAAATTGACCATGGCAGATCACAAAAGTCCAACCATGAGAAGTAAGTTAGCATGGAGGAATTATTTTTTACATCAACAGTCAACACTAACCAATGGATCAGAATTTGGTCCACAAAAAACAATCGGTCAGCAATTTTACACTAAACCCACTATATTA is a window encoding:
- the LOC141593124 gene encoding transcription factor bHLH94-like, giving the protein MALEAMSNYNDIFNFIVYDTLNASHFESNVGIMENVAMLEKPQSLDVQFPARVSDTCMGSVGVVGRKKRRRRPKVCKNKEEAETQRMTHIAVERNRRKQMNEHLAVLRSLMPESYCQRGDQASVVGGAIDYVKELEHIVHSLEAQKMLILQRNMRLGTPEDGTAFLTPLFPDSGRQGNKYSLKSRTSLAEVEVTLVETHANLRIFTKKNPRHLSKLVSGFLSLRFTILHLNVTTLDPLVLYSISVKVEEGCQLTSVDSIAYAVQQVLRIIDEDVSNLLLTY